The sequence aaaaccttgaattgtcagggatttttttttccaggatttgaattTGATTTGACAACCCAGCCCGAAAACCCGCAAGTTCAGTAAACAAGTGACTTAAGTTTTCGGTAACTTTAGCTGGCCCGGACCTTGATTATTTTAACCTTCAAAACCtggaaatcttatttttttacgagaatcttgaatttcaattatttttttattttgcttgatcttaaaaagttttttttttattaaaatataatttatcatgTGTTGATTATGGAATAGCTGAACGTTCGTACGGTTGACCGTACACAATTTTGTAAATTGATCACATTTTGTTAGGCTAGTTTGAACaactttattttacaatttttctaaattgcgaAATAATGGGAATGGCACacttcttaatatttaaaattttgtattgctaAATTTTGAAGGCCCCTTTAATCAATATGGTTGAACTTATTCTATACCGCTTGCTCCTTCTTTTCGGTTTTCTATTCCACCACTTTCCATCGCTTCAAATCATTCGGGGTTGAACGAGTTTgttctgaatttctttaaaattttgaaatgattatgagatactttaaaactaaaattactcaattttaaaaactaagtttGAAATGTCctagattttaaatagattactttttaagacttcaaagttaaatagttcagtttattTCAAGCCACTTGTTCCTATTTTTTGTCTGTGTATTTCTCCCCTTTCCATTTTGTACCATTTGTTGAATGTACTAATAATctaatatataaaattgtttaaggcCGATTTCTCGCACTTCTGAATGTATCATTTCAAGTAAAAGAAGATATTtctgatttttgttaaatttctttttagatcCACCTACACAAAATGTGTTTATGCCAGCCGCATCGAATTCTCAATTTATACCCATTGTTCCAAAACATTCGAAAGGTTAGATgatagaattattaaataataaatagtattaTTAATAAATCTGTTTCTGCTCTTAAGGTGACCACTCGAACTGGAAATTGCgatttttttctgtgtttattcatccattttttggcaatgaaaaattcataaaaatcgtttaaaaaggcAGTCGTATTCAATGGACCATTTCGTTATAAACTTTAACGGTTATCATTCAATTAAGAATTATACACTCTCCCAGTCACTTTGCAAGATTATGCACGGCCTTCGGTACGAATATCTTCAGCCAATTTATTGTGTACATAAACAGtacaaaatgtataaaaagaaagataatatttgaaattccggAGCCAATTACTTCTTATACCATTAAACAATTCACCCAAAATATGAAATTCAGGGCGGCCGTTAATCCGGGAATTTCATGAGACCggaaaatgaccgagaatttcacaaatttttagatataaagtTCTGCAAGTttgattcaacagttttttaaaaaattagttgaatttttatcttttttaattatgatatcattcagtttactatgcttaattcgaaaatcttttacttataaattttcctttttcagttttaacttttaagcatacatttttcattaaaagaattttaatatgcagTTTTAGGCTTAACAAATTACAAATTAGCAGCGTTTAGAATcgataattttggataaaaaacatttttagttgataaattgtgaatataaattataatggtttttaaaattgaacgataCATCAAGGATTaacaagtaaataataatttattttacaagacgattcggaatcagttcaaagtttaagaatttccagattttaacgttaaatattaaactgtttcaattggggtctaagtatttaaacaaatctaaacgtcgaaattaaaaatttataaactattttcaatttttaaataaggtcaaaattatatattcaaaattaaggacttttattaaatttaaaacatttgtagtctaatatttgaaattttgtaattaacaaaagtaaaaattgcttaatatttatcaatatttgattgttcatgtaaaatcagtaattataaaccaaatctttaaaattaaactttgaactttataattttaattgttctatttgaaaaaattgaatttacaagtaaaaagATTGAATCttgatatataataaatattgaaagcatataattcctaagaaaaattcgagtaagttgaagagatatttagaaggtctgaaaagattcacaattaatttaaagtttgaaaatattttaaataatttaaaccgcTATTCGTATcgaatgtcaaaaaaaaatccaaaattgtcaGATTTGAATCtggaacattttaaagaaatatttgtaattattcaggctttaagaaaaaaattgaggaaaaattcaaataattttaaaacaggtttagaagttctgaaaaaatttcacaaataattttaaattgaataaatctaaaacaacatgtagatgtttctagattttgaaaaaaaacttgaagctttttaaggattttgaaactacttcaaataaacataatttaacttttaatttaagaagtgttcagttcataaaaaaatgtaatcgttcgaatttttaatatttatagcttaacattgcttaaaatgatttgtagctcagtttttattacttcgaatgtaaaaatttgtaactttagagattaaattttttaatttcattggccgtgaaaaatttttCCGGACtgggaaaaaacctggaatttttttatttgattaaaacggccacttcacattttttatttataattatcattagaaataattattcaatgcACATCACTGTTCTTTGATTGTCTGAAGTAATGGGTTATTTTACTTTGGAATACACCCACTGCTTTATTTTCAGTGAACTATATCAGCCGGATTTTAACAgagttaaaaaaacttaaataatccaTTTCCAGTATGGGagccattttaaaaaaacgtatctttttgATCACCTTAATACAATCaggattaatttaagaaatgaaaggccattttttttagatttgagtaGCCAccttgaatcttaaaaatttcatttaaataacaaTACCTATCTTTTTCAGGTGGTGTCCATGCACCAATTTACTGTAAAACAGTAAATGTGCCTCACAGAGTTAACCCAGACAAGCCAAAGCCGATCGTTCCCAAAATACATCCAGAATCAGTACATGTGCCGAAAAAGCTtccacaaattttacaaaaacatgcGCCACTAGCTTTTTCGAAACTGATGCCAGTAAATTTGTCGAAACTGGTGCCAGTAACTTTGCCGAGCCCGAAACCAGTAGCAGTAACGCAAAATAAGTCCCTAGCTTTAACGATAACAACACAAACTTTACCGAAAGGAGCAACAATAACGTTCCCGATTGCGAAAACAGTAGCATCAACCGAATTAACAGCAGCCACTCCAGTGGTATTTGCCCAACCGATAGTTCCAGCAGCTCACGTAAAACATCAATTACCAAAGTCACTTCCGAATATCGAACTGGACAGTTGTGACAATTTCACGAAACCAATCCATATCCAAACCGAGtctttcaaagattcaaattggAAGGAGTCAAATGttgaagttttcaatttcaaagaagaGAAtgctacagaaataattttacaagaaCCAAGTCCTCAAGAATCAGCTGTCGAAGCATCTAGCTCTGCCTCCGTCTCTGACAATAAAAATCCGGCTATCGATTCGATAACACTCTACGCGAATGAAAATAGTAAGCCCTCACTCTTAGAATCTGCAGGATTACCATCTTTTAGCATAGATGATTCACTGTCCTTCTCGATATCAGGCCTTTCCCCATATCTGAAACCGAAGCCAAGTAAAGAATCAGCAATAAAGAATGTACCCTCttgcaaagaaaatattaatgcAACCCAGAACACTGCAGATACTTCATCTGTGTCTTCAATCATGAAGAGGAGCGACATGCTTACCAAAAGAACTCCAAAATCTCTGATTAAAAGTAGATCTAAAAATCATAGACTGAGTTTATCGACTCCCCGAAGACGTAACAGTCATGTCAGGGCTTTAGATTTTGGAACTCCCGCAAAATCCTCGAGTTCTGTCAAGAAATCGGGTAGCAAGAGTTCACCGAGTGCACACAACCGCTCGAAATCGGCCTGCAGAACATCATTGTTTAAATCGCCACCTTTCAGCAATTCCTCACCCGTTTCGTCAAAACTGAAAAGCCCAGAAAAAGATGCTCGTACTTACAAAGTGCCAATAGCAACAAGAAGTCCGGCTCCTAAATTAAAAGGTGGCTGGGAAAAGTACACGGGAGTGGACATGATTTTAGGTGATAATAGTAACTCGAATCCTCCTTTTTTAGATAAACCAGAGTCGCAACCTCCACCTGCTACACCAGCAACATTAAGAAGTTGGGATAGTGATTTACGTCTCGCTTTAGCAGCAAGTGTAGAAGAGCCTCCTAAGAAAGAAGTTCGAAAAATTGTGCGAAGAGTCAGGAAAAGTAAAACTCCAGCgaaaggtaaaaaaagaaaatcgctAGATTTCAAGGAGagcaagaaaaatgcaaaaactcCTGCTAAAGATGAGATTTCACTTGAACAGGAAGTAAATTCAAGTGAAAACGTGACTGATCCTACAGATTTAACAGAAGTTGCTTCAATTAATACTACTCCTTCTTCTACGCCATCCAAACCTCAAGTCCACCAATCCGCTTCGAAACTTGACGAAATTTCTGATCCAGTTCTAAAACCCGTCGAAATTCCTCCAACCTTGAAACCTTCTACCTCAAAAATCTCTCCTGCGACCATTTCAAAGAATatggttaaaataattgaaaagacgTATGgtgagaaaataaagaaatacgcTCAGTTGACATCTGTGCCAAGAACACAAGTTAAACTCAACGCGGAGTTTTTGAAATTCTCGCCAAAAAATACTTCCAAGTTTGTGAAAATGCCGAACCTTAAAGATTTGGAGACTCCGCAGAAACTGGAAACTTCTAGCGGTATTCCTCCGACGCCAAGATTTCTAAGTCCAACTAGTAGTTCCGTGACACCTTTTACAAAAATCACTCGTGCCGAAGACTCAAGTAAACTGCCAGGAATGTACCCTACGCCCGATTGCCTTCCGCCAACACCCAGCATTGTATTCACACCAAATTTGGCTGGCGAAAATACGAAAGATGCGATAAATAAAGGAGGACACAGTTCTTGCTCGCCTTATTATCAACCTAGTTCCGAATTAGCTGAAGATCCAGAGAAACAGTTGAAGGATGATTTGAAGAAGACTACGGAAATTCGCACAGTTATCAGTACTTGTGATACGAAGGTTACCGAATTTCAGGTCATTAAAGGCAATCTACGGAAAGAGGAAGCTGCCAAGGAAGAACTTGTAATTTCCTCAAGTTCCATAGAGGTTTCAGAGTCTGTCACAATCAGAGAAGAAGTCTCTTCTGTGATTCAAGATCCTGATGTATCAGCGGAGTCAATTGATAAAAGTTCGCAGACAAGCGATGACGAATCCTCCGATAGTGGAAGCAATTCTTCTTCCAGTTTATCTTCGACATCATCTTCATCCTCTTCTGGCAGTTCAATCACATCAGCCACTCAAACGCCTCTTTCTTCTGCAAAAAAGAATCCCAATAAGTCGGATAAAACCTGCACGGATACAAGTGCTGATTCTTTACTGATGACGTCTCCTGGAGTGACTCAGGAAGATCCAGTGCCAGTTGAAGAAGAGGAACATTTTGAAAATCCCGAGTCGCAGGATCACGAGATTCATAAGCCAGAAAtcaaagattttgagattaaaattccagaaatgaAAGAAGATTCTCCCCAGAAAATGTTTTCGGTAACAAATACTGAAGACAATGAAGAGACGGAAACTCCAGCTAAGAACGATTTGCTACTCGAGGCTGATATTTCGGAAACTCCAAGTAGTTCAAAAGTAGGGACTGATACTCCAACCAATTTGAATACCAAGATTTCAGCTATCATGATTTCAAATGAGAATAAATTGAAGAATATGGAGAAAAAGGTGTGCACGAAACCTACAATAGTTTCTATACAGCGAATAGAAGAACCGATCGATTGCAGCGCATTAAAAGTCGCACAAATTTTGGCCAATCCTGTCGATAACAAACCCGGCCCGAGTCTTCAAGGACGAACAGCCAATCCCGTGGACGATGCGCTTCGATTGGAACTGGAAATGAAACGTGAAAGATTGAAATCGTTCCTTGGTGAACAATCCAGAGGAAATGTAAGAGGAAGAGGTGCTGCGGGAAGACGTGGTCGATATTCAGTTGGGCGAAAAGCAGTGCGAATTGTAAACATGAAAAACGCGAAGCTTGCGCCACCCACTGAAGAAGATAGGcctgttgaaaacaattttgaattagaagTGGAAACGAAAGAGGAAAAAGTTTCTGACGAGGAAATTAATAGTGAAACTGCTGCTGAAGATAACGATCTTCAAACGATTGAGGAAAGTAAGCAATCCCTAACATCGAATACTAAGAAAGGAAAAACTGTGAAAAAACCTAAACCGCCTAAAGTAACAGCGAAGAAAGAAAATGTCTCAGAAAGCAAAGAACCTTCATGCGAAATGGAGAATAAATTAGgttcaaaaaataaagtaaaagataaaGGTGAACAAGTTGAGAGCAAagtgaaagaaattgttttaagcCTCGAGGAACAAAAATGTGCTATGAAGGCTAAAGTAGATCAGGTGAAGCGCGATTTATTCAGTGATGAAGAAGTTTGTGATCAGAGAACGACTCGCTCGAAAACTCGTCAAATAGAAGATGCTCAAAAAAGCGATACAAGTGATCAGAATAttgattcagtaaaaaattcgacCCTGAATTCACAAGAAATTCTCGAGTGTCTACAGTTAGTACCCGCAAATAAAAGTGAAATTCATGACGAAAGTTCTGGACTTCAGAATGCCTCAGACTCGAATCAACGAGTGTACCATTTTGTGTTCGATGAAAGAACGGCAGTTAGAAAGAGGAAACGAAAATTCAGCCAGTCTGATTTGCAAGTTTATATTGAGGGTGAAGATGGCGAAGAAGACGGGAAATTCTTGACGAACACTCCGTATGAGGAATTATTTAATATGCTGCCGAAACCGAAGAAAAGAGTTAGAAAAAATCCGGTTAACAGCATCAAACATGCTGTGGAACTTGGCAGTTACGAAAAACCATTGGCTGCATCGTCTCCTATTTTCAAAGCAACGATATCACAAGCGAGTGGGAAAATTGTGGCgggaaagaagaaagatgaggctGGAGAGGGAGATATTGCTAAAAATGACAAAGGAAAAGCTGTTGTTGAGAAAGGTAAGTTTACAAACTTATGCAAATGGGCGACATCAATTTCTAATTATGATAAATATGTGTAAATGTTAAAGACAACGTTTAGCTGTGTCATTTCGAAgaacatttacattttatatcacgTACTCTGTAAAGAAAGTTTTGGTGATCTTTACATTGATTTGTTATTTTACtagtattcttatttatttattcattttttttgttgataaaacacGAATGTTGGTATATTTTCAACTCGCTGTTAAATCGCCgcttgtaaatttcaaaattattcagtttacgATCAACGATGTAAATTTAGAATGGGATGTAAATTTAAATGAGGCGGTAAATTTCCAGCATTTAGAGACCGGATAAAATGACAAAGTTTTTTAGAgagtaattttgaacaaattagtacTTAAGTTTTATGGAAATATTTACAAACGACACCATAAATCAcgcttttaaccattttaatagaaattgttctTCTGAAAacggctgaaaataaattttggatagTTTAGAAGGgctgaaaaatatgtaaaattgtgaatattaaatttccacctgagagaataaaaatataatttataattaaaatctgaGTTTAATTATTATGTCTTCCACACAGTGTTAAGCGATTACATTGGAAAAAGTAGTATCATTTTACCGCCATAACACAAAAATGTggcgtttaaagttgaatttcacgaagagtttaaaatttgtattttcagaattattctatatacgaaaaaatatattcctGAGCTAGAgaaataagtataaaaaattatttgagattttggattttgttttccaacaaatttaaataaaaatattgattattataagAGTTTtatcattctttatttttatcctttgaagtcgttaattttttttgcaacttatAGAAAATTAGAAAGTTCAAGGAAAaacttgaatattatttttcatattatgttagaaaaaaattcatcaaacttTTTACTATACACCTACACAAACATACTTCTTACAAAgcattaacaaataattttgtccTATAAATTCTCAACTCAAAACTTTTATAATTCCAATTAAACCTGTATCTcgtattttgattatattttttttgttcaaatcaagAAAAAGTAGCCTTCGGTAAAGATAGAggcaaacatttatttaaattcaacatcAGAGCTTTCGAAAAGTACTTAAATTAAACAGTcacacgttttcaaaatttgtaaatattatgttaataattGTTGCTATGTTCTTAATGATTTCAGAGAAG is a genomic window of Belonocnema kinseyi isolate 2016_QV_RU_SX_M_011 chromosome 8, B_treatae_v1, whole genome shotgun sequence containing:
- the LOC117177811 gene encoding uncharacterized protein LOC117177811 — protein: MDSLLPSEIARLVLGYLEDQKCDEAAKTFLETSPHLEECRMVLARGKRFTRTVSDMNLTDILDKYSSIHTLVQEKLSKVPDCEQLKQSGDFLEHLRFLIDASRSQRFVVNINVPTQNAVPTTGGSPIIASSARKRQRSGSDRERDRCKRFAKSQSDVPEKLNNSENIQLYCDTVEATPVESLPGHIESTKSDATGKSSSLKQKSKESLNLSQSGDNEYGTIPYLPETFTGQSENAVPFNQSPPKYENGNNVRCNNGETPSKCTMATSTDELIKSYPSTGVQTAPWDVPDLGRTTSNEPLQNLSLLTKELLNRKELHERIADNINKSFLPSDSSPFKEDAFGANTSFLNLNNSDIVKSIVHATDNDPAFQQFVHDFIKPIAETDTSPDEDLDSVNKPEFVEREKQQELDENILNDMDLTIPEGNDNRIEQMSCSAEVPLKERLRSSSRQQNFRPESEGNKQVEPGKEVKSLEDQNAAAIQSIINANFAYTVPPNIEPPSNKSPEIENNLISAEEGTKEPETKPRDAVPQSKTVDLNLSNSESNDSIQIIESSREVQKIKTERTIFETTVTKSKDKKISKRKETKPVKKVPTEIQEPVPEENIMVMPTLIPCGRNDAGSFLAVVPSYPPTQNVFMPAASNSQFIPIVPKHSKGGVHAPIYCKTVNVPHRVNPDKPKPIVPKIHPESVHVPKKLPQILQKHAPLAFSKLMPVNLSKLVPVTLPSPKPVAVTQNKSLALTITTQTLPKGATITFPIAKTVASTELTAATPVVFAQPIVPAAHVKHQLPKSLPNIELDSCDNFTKPIHIQTESFKDSNWKESNVEVFNFKEENATEIILQEPSPQESAVEASSSASVSDNKNPAIDSITLYANENSKPSLLESAGLPSFSIDDSLSFSISGLSPYLKPKPSKESAIKNVPSCKENINATQNTADTSSVSSIMKRSDMLTKRTPKSLIKSRSKNHRLSLSTPRRRNSHVRALDFGTPAKSSSSVKKSGSKSSPSAHNRSKSACRTSLFKSPPFSNSSPVSSKLKSPEKDARTYKVPIATRSPAPKLKGGWEKYTGVDMILGDNSNSNPPFLDKPESQPPPATPATLRSWDSDLRLALAASVEEPPKKEVRKIVRRVRKSKTPAKGKKRKSLDFKESKKNAKTPAKDEISLEQEVNSSENVTDPTDLTEVASINTTPSSTPSKPQVHQSASKLDEISDPVLKPVEIPPTLKPSTSKISPATISKNMVKIIEKTYGEKIKKYAQLTSVPRTQVKLNAEFLKFSPKNTSKFVKMPNLKDLETPQKLETSSGIPPTPRFLSPTSSSVTPFTKITRAEDSSKLPGMYPTPDCLPPTPSIVFTPNLAGENTKDAINKGGHSSCSPYYQPSSELAEDPEKQLKDDLKKTTEIRTVISTCDTKVTEFQVIKGNLRKEEAAKEELVISSSSIEVSESVTIREEVSSVIQDPDVSAESIDKSSQTSDDESSDSGSNSSSSLSSTSSSSSSGSSITSATQTPLSSAKKNPNKSDKTCTDTSADSLLMTSPGVTQEDPVPVEEEEHFENPESQDHEIHKPEIKDFEIKIPEMKEDSPQKMFSVTNTEDNEETETPAKNDLLLEADISETPSSSKVGTDTPTNLNTKISAIMISNENKLKNMEKKVCTKPTIVSIQRIEEPIDCSALKVAQILANPVDNKPGPSLQGRTANPVDDALRLELEMKRERLKSFLGEQSRGNVRGRGAAGRRGRYSVGRKAVRIVNMKNAKLAPPTEEDRPVENNFELEVETKEEKVSDEEINSETAAEDNDLQTIEESKQSLTSNTKKGKTVKKPKPPKVTAKKENVSESKEPSCEMENKLGSKNKVKDKGEQVESKVKEIVLSLEEQKCAMKAKVDQVKRDLFSDEEVCDQRTTRSKTRQIEDAQKSDTSDQNIDSVKNSTLNSQEILECLQLVPANKSEIHDESSGLQNASDSNQRVYHFVFDERTAVRKRKRKFSQSDLQVYIEGEDGEEDGKFLTNTPYEELFNMLPKPKKRVRKNPVNSIKHAVELGSYEKPLAASSPIFKATISQASGKIVAGKKKDEAGEGDIAKNDKGKAVVEKEKQKGKCRKTKALIVLEQEQDKPTLNAAIPVVLDKLNVDEFLAKLHGPH